A section of the Streptomyces sp. V3I8 genome encodes:
- a CDS encoding pseudouridine-5'-phosphate glycosidase, with product MLVVSEEVREALATGRPVVALESTIIAHGLPRPRNLRVALELEDAVRLEGAVPATIAVLDGLPRVGLDKEQVERVANEDDIRKLGHRDLPLAVAAGASGATTVSATALLAAQAGVRVFATGGLGGVHRQWTVTQDESADLGLLARTRITVVCAGVKSILDVPATLQRLETLGVAVAGYGTTRFPGFYLSDSGHPVDWTLESPDEVAAVMRAQDALDGPDSALIVAHPVPEAQQLDPALHARVLADALHACEAQGVSGQAVTPFLLDHLVRHTDGASLEANLAAVRGNVRLAGRIAAAWARR from the coding sequence GTGCTGGTGGTGTCCGAAGAGGTTCGCGAGGCGCTCGCCACGGGACGGCCCGTGGTGGCACTGGAGTCCACGATCATCGCGCACGGGCTGCCGCGTCCGCGTAACCTCCGGGTGGCGCTGGAGCTGGAGGACGCCGTGCGCCTGGAGGGCGCCGTCCCCGCGACGATCGCCGTGCTCGACGGGCTGCCCCGCGTGGGACTCGACAAGGAGCAGGTGGAACGGGTCGCCAACGAGGACGACATCCGCAAACTGGGACACCGCGATCTGCCGTTGGCGGTCGCCGCCGGGGCCAGCGGGGCGACCACGGTGTCCGCGACGGCGCTGCTGGCCGCGCAGGCCGGAGTACGGGTGTTCGCGACGGGCGGGCTCGGAGGCGTACACCGCCAGTGGACCGTGACGCAGGACGAGTCCGCCGACCTGGGGCTCCTCGCGCGCACCCGCATCACGGTGGTGTGCGCGGGGGTGAAGTCGATCCTGGACGTGCCGGCGACCCTGCAGCGCCTGGAGACGCTGGGTGTGGCGGTGGCCGGGTACGGCACGACGCGCTTCCCCGGCTTCTACCTGTCGGACTCCGGCCACCCGGTGGACTGGACACTGGAGTCGCCGGACGAGGTCGCCGCCGTCATGCGCGCCCAGGACGCCCTGGACGGACCCGATTCGGCGCTGATCGTCGCCCATCCCGTACCCGAGGCGCAGCAGCTGGACCCCGCGCTGCACGCGCGCGTGCTCGCCGACGCGCTGCACGCGTGCGAGGCGCAGGGCGTGAGCGGCCAGGCGGTCACCCCGTTCCTGCTCGACCACCTGGTGCGCCACACCGACGGGGCGTCACTGGAGGCGAATCTCGCGGCGGTGCGCGGAAACGTACGGCTGGCGGGGCGCATCGCGGCGGCCTGGGCCAGGAGGTGA
- the fdhA gene encoding formaldehyde dehydrogenase, glutathione-independent has protein sequence MSGNRAVAYLKPGAVEVRTIDHPTLELQDGPGVAAANVGRTCGHGVILKVLASNICGSDQHMVRGRTTAPEGLVLGHEITGEVVERGPDVEFVEVGDIVSVPFNIACGRCRNCKERKTGICLNVNPVRPGAAYGYVDMGGWVGGQAEYAMIPYADFNLLRFPDRDQAREKLLDLTMLSDIFPTGFHGAVTAGAGVGSTVYVAGAGPVGLAAAASAQLLGAAVVIVGDLNAERLAQARSFGCETVDVSRGDLGEQIDQILGEPEVDVAVDAVGFEARAHGADAPEAPATVLNSLMGLTRAGGSLGIPGLYVTDDPGGVDQDARTGTLKVRLGLGWAKSHRFTTGQCPVMRYHRGLMKAILHERVHIAKAVNATVIGLEDAPRGYAEFDQGASRKYVLDPHGSLTGVRPV, from the coding sequence ATGAGCGGGAACAGGGCAGTCGCGTATCTCAAACCGGGCGCGGTGGAGGTCAGGACCATCGACCACCCGACGCTCGAACTGCAGGACGGGCCGGGGGTGGCCGCCGCGAACGTCGGCCGCACGTGCGGGCACGGAGTCATCCTGAAAGTACTCGCCAGCAACATCTGCGGCAGCGACCAGCACATGGTGCGCGGCCGCACCACCGCGCCCGAGGGACTCGTCCTCGGACACGAAATCACCGGAGAGGTCGTCGAGCGGGGCCCGGACGTCGAGTTCGTCGAGGTCGGGGACATCGTCTCGGTGCCCTTCAACATCGCCTGCGGACGGTGCCGCAACTGCAAGGAGCGCAAGACCGGCATCTGCCTGAACGTCAATCCGGTCCGCCCCGGAGCGGCGTACGGCTATGTCGACATGGGCGGCTGGGTCGGCGGTCAGGCGGAGTACGCCATGATCCCGTACGCGGACTTCAACCTGCTGCGGTTCCCGGACCGGGACCAGGCCCGCGAGAAGCTGCTCGACCTGACCATGCTGTCGGACATCTTCCCGACCGGTTTCCACGGCGCGGTGACCGCGGGCGCCGGGGTCGGCTCGACGGTGTACGTGGCCGGCGCGGGGCCGGTGGGACTCGCCGCCGCGGCGTCGGCGCAGCTGCTCGGAGCCGCCGTCGTCATCGTCGGCGACCTCAATGCCGAACGGCTCGCGCAGGCCCGGAGTTTCGGCTGCGAGACGGTCGACGTCAGCCGGGGCGACCTGGGCGAGCAGATCGACCAGATCCTGGGCGAGCCGGAGGTGGACGTGGCGGTCGACGCGGTCGGTTTCGAGGCGCGGGCCCACGGCGCCGACGCCCCGGAGGCGCCCGCCACGGTCCTCAACTCGCTGATGGGCCTCACGCGCGCGGGCGGCTCGCTGGGCATTCCGGGCCTGTACGTCACGGACGACCCCGGCGGGGTGGACCAGGACGCGCGGACCGGGACGCTCAAGGTGCGGCTCGGTCTGGGGTGGGCGAAGAGCCACCGCTTCACGACGGGCCAGTGTCCGGTGATGCGGTACCACCGGGGGCTGATGAAGGCGATCCTGCACGAACGGGTGCACATCGCCAAGGCCGTCAACGCGACGGTGATCGGCCTGGAGGACGCGCCGCGCGGCTACGCCGAGTTCGACCAGGGTGCCAGCCGCAAGTACGTGCTCGACCCGCACGGATCGCTCACCGGGGTACGGCCCGTCTGA